The following proteins are encoded in a genomic region of Nicoliella spurrieriana:
- a CDS encoding LysR family transcriptional regulator — translation MFKYFLAFRAVYENRNFSQAAKQLFVSQSSISQQIKKLETLLNGQLFTRNSRSQVVPTGLAEQLYAAGVSIFEKEQALQRQLTNHHPHRIPCRIGISNTTADVVITTVLKQLKIPQSISLELTVTNSTVIAEQMENHQLEFGLIEKAIVTPNIERTAFQTDVLVHAGNFNSDTWLERENGSGVYHYTEEFFKQRNFAPANRILIDNNDLIVRLLAAGIGQSIISRDVLPVGIPFEPLDSNFERQFFFLNRANYPFPELTALQQQLLKAITNS, via the coding sequence ATGTTTAAATACTTCCTAGCCTTTCGGGCCGTGTACGAGAACCGTAACTTTTCGCAAGCTGCAAAGCAACTGTTCGTCTCCCAATCATCGATCTCCCAACAGATTAAGAAGCTAGAGACCCTATTGAACGGCCAGTTATTTACCCGTAATTCACGCAGTCAGGTCGTCCCGACCGGGCTAGCCGAGCAACTCTATGCCGCGGGTGTCAGTATCTTTGAAAAGGAACAAGCGCTGCAACGCCAGTTAACTAACCACCACCCCCACCGGATTCCATGTCGGATCGGGATTTCAAACACGACTGCCGACGTTGTCATCACCACCGTATTAAAGCAGCTCAAAATTCCCCAATCAATCAGTTTGGAACTGACCGTGACCAATTCGACCGTCATCGCTGAACAAATGGAAAACCACCAACTGGAATTCGGACTAATCGAAAAGGCAATTGTGACCCCCAACATCGAGCGGACGGCCTTTCAAACCGACGTATTAGTCCACGCTGGGAACTTCAATAGCGACACCTGGTTAGAACGCGAAAATGGCTCGGGGGTGTACCACTACACCGAGGAATTCTTCAAACAACGTAATTTCGCGCCGGCAAACCGGATTTTAATCGATAATAACGATCTAATCGTCAGGTTGTTAGCGGCTGGGATTGGACAGTCGATCATCTCCCGGGACGTCCTCCCGGTTGGCATCCCCTTCGAACCGCTCGACAGCAACTTTGAACGGCAGTTTTTCTTCTTAAACCGGGCGAACTACCCATTTCCAGAGTTAACGGCTTTACAGCAGCAGCTCTTAAAAGCAATTACTAATTCTTAA
- a CDS encoding DUF975 family protein, giving the protein MNFADLKRDANQELLKNFGFYFILYLPFLILQSLSGLVANHISGQASNALLAGTTDAITNFTGHYNGEINFYYLISFITAIVGAGISFQILSLIRNQTEHTGAFGKSTAIFSTKLIFGVIATILLEYIFIFLWLLLFIVPGVVKSFSYSQAVYIYRDAYVSGNRITPLQAITLSRRLMDGHKGELFLLSLSFIGWWILLSIVTSFTILPVLGIFVYPYYQITMMNYYNRLSA; this is encoded by the coding sequence ATGAACTTTGCAGATTTAAAGCGGGATGCGAATCAAGAATTATTAAAAAACTTCGGATTCTACTTCATCTTATATTTACCATTCTTGATCTTACAATCACTAAGCGGATTAGTGGCCAATCACATTAGTGGGCAGGCGTCCAACGCCCTCTTAGCTGGAACGACGGATGCAATCACTAATTTTACGGGGCACTATAATGGTGAAATTAATTTTTACTACCTCATTTCATTCATTACTGCAATTGTAGGTGCTGGAATTAGTTTCCAAATCCTATCACTAATTCGTAATCAGACTGAGCACACCGGCGCGTTCGGTAAATCCACCGCTATCTTTAGCACCAAGCTCATCTTCGGGGTGATTGCAACAATCCTGTTAGAATACATTTTTATCTTCCTATGGCTATTGCTATTCATCGTTCCTGGAGTGGTTAAATCATTTTCATATTCACAGGCGGTCTACATTTATCGGGACGCCTACGTTAGTGGTAATCGAATTACCCCGTTGCAAGCAATTACGCTTAGTCGGCGGTTAATGGATGGCCACAAGGGTGAATTGTTCCTCCTGTCGCTGAGCTTCATCGGCTGGTGGATCTTATTATCAATCGTTACCTCGTTTACCATTCTTCCGGTCTTGGGCATCTTTGTGTACCCGTACTACCAAATCACAATGATGAACTACTATAATCGGCTGAGTGCCTAA
- a CDS encoding DUF975 family protein: MKFADLKNEAKEQLNPHYGFFLLLLLPTYILNVISFGLTYPNYFNVSRMVSNDPSAYYESLNDNVSYGPGLLGLLTGALLLSAMFIMIKAMRGQENDFKGGFQKAFNIFTRGDYFFGAFMVGLLKLVYTILWTLAVVLATGIVVGIVLLINHESAGAAVAVFLGTVIFIAGAIFVYIKTNLAYSQSQFIFRDAIDSDSPISYNEAITQSRQLMDGHKGQFFLLWWSFFFWYVLSAVTLGLAGIFYVTPYTKLTYANYYVKLVDGQK; encoded by the coding sequence TTGAAATTTGCTGATTTAAAGAATGAGGCCAAGGAACAGTTAAATCCACACTATGGCTTCTTCTTATTGTTGTTATTGCCGACTTATATATTAAACGTTATTTCATTTGGGCTCACTTACCCGAATTACTTCAACGTTAGCAGAATGGTTAGTAATGATCCCAGTGCATACTACGAAAGTCTAAACGATAACGTTTCATATGGACCCGGATTATTAGGCTTATTGACCGGTGCCCTATTGTTAAGTGCCATGTTCATCATGATCAAAGCGATGCGTGGCCAAGAAAATGACTTTAAGGGTGGCTTCCAAAAGGCCTTTAACATCTTTACCCGGGGAGATTACTTCTTCGGCGCCTTCATGGTCGGCCTGCTCAAGTTGGTTTACACGATCCTATGGACCCTGGCAGTTGTTTTAGCCACTGGGATTGTAGTCGGAATCGTATTGTTGATTAACCACGAAAGTGCTGGAGCTGCAGTTGCAGTCTTTTTGGGCACGGTGATCTTCATTGCGGGAGCGATTTTTGTGTACATCAAGACTAACCTGGCCTACTCCCAGTCCCAATTCATTTTCCGGGATGCAATTGATAGTGATAGCCCCATTAGTTATAATGAAGCGATTACGCAAAGCCGCCAATTAATGGATGGCCACAAGGGGCAATTCTTCCTCTTATGGTGGAGTTTCTTCTTCTGGTATGTATTAAGTGCAGTAACCTTAGGGCTTGCGGGCATCTTCTATGTCACTCCATACACCAAACTAACCTATGCTAATTACTACGTTAAACTAGTAGACGGCCAAAAATAA
- a CDS encoding HAD-IC family P-type ATPase gives MKDFKLTDKEIQNKYQIKDFESGLTSSQASERLAQNGPNELKFKKDSKLKLFLRQFNEVIIYVLILSAIITLLMRHYSDSLIITLVVLANAIIGYYQEANASNALEKIKSILATNSTVYRDGKRIDIPTSDIVVGDVVFLEAGDRVPADLRLVDTDNLRIQESALTGESDSIEKDAAVMTQDNPSLAEQANMAFSYTSVTSGSGTGVVIATGNDTEIGQISQEVNNTTERKTPLMKELDSLGKWVSYVIMGVSVILFLIGLYFETYSVSVLALAVVAMVVGSIPEGLPATTSVVLSRGVSDMAKNKNTIVKSLPAVETLGSVDVVATDKTGTLTQNEMTATDVLLPNGTYHVTGTGYQPEGQILDAQNQPVQSQELTRFLTAGFEANDTTLNLEDGRWEINGEPTDGAFLTLYHKGMQTTTDPDFTEVDLLPFDSAFRYMGKVVQDPDGNKTLFVKGAPDKVLALAKKADSDFDTEDWAAKVHALSKTGKRVIAVGYKPVADDTTEISHELINSGIQFLGLAGIIDPPREEVVQALREMNAAGVEVKMITGDNPVTAKAIGEKLGLAPEIHAITGAELDQLSEAEFTKAVLENQVFARTTPQNKLQIIKALQAAGKVTAMTGDGINDAPALKRADIGVAMGIKGTDVAKDSADMVLTDDNFGTLSTAIKEGRRIYDNIKKSIKFLLPTSFAEGLIIAFTILTKNDMPLNATQLLWINMVSAITIQFVFIFEPAEKDIMLKQPRDNNSSLLNKFDMLRMAYIASVMAICGIVVFDSLIASGWSVEVASTVVVNVIVFGKIFYLFYIRTSEPLFSKALFSNPAAFWIIGIMIGLQLLLTYLPFMQEAFKTASIPFSGWLISIAAGIVVLTLSELDKLISKRFSKKA, from the coding sequence ATGAAGGATTTTAAATTAACTGACAAGGAAATTCAGAATAAGTATCAGATTAAAGATTTTGAAAGCGGACTGACGAGCTCACAAGCAAGTGAACGACTAGCCCAAAATGGACCCAATGAGCTAAAGTTCAAGAAGGACTCCAAATTAAAGCTATTCCTGCGCCAATTTAATGAAGTCATTATCTATGTACTAATTCTTTCTGCAATCATAACCCTCTTGATGCGTCACTACTCAGACTCACTGATCATTACGTTAGTGGTCCTAGCAAACGCCATCATTGGTTACTACCAGGAAGCAAACGCTTCGAACGCATTAGAAAAAATTAAATCGATTTTAGCCACTAATTCGACCGTTTACCGTGACGGCAAGCGAATCGACATTCCGACCAGCGACATCGTCGTGGGCGACGTCGTCTTCCTTGAAGCCGGTGACCGGGTTCCCGCCGACTTACGGCTAGTGGATACCGATAACCTCCGGATTCAAGAATCTGCGTTGACCGGTGAATCCGATTCAATCGAAAAGGATGCCGCCGTGATGACCCAGGATAATCCATCGCTAGCCGAACAGGCGAACATGGCCTTCTCCTATACTTCCGTTACTTCCGGAAGTGGGACCGGAGTCGTAATCGCGACTGGAAATGACACTGAAATCGGCCAGATTTCCCAGGAAGTTAACAATACGACCGAACGAAAAACGCCGTTAATGAAGGAACTAGACAGCCTTGGGAAGTGGGTTTCATACGTGATCATGGGGGTCTCAGTCATCCTCTTCTTGATTGGACTATACTTTGAGACCTACTCAGTTTCAGTCCTCGCCCTCGCCGTCGTAGCAATGGTCGTGGGATCGATTCCAGAAGGATTACCAGCCACGACTTCCGTGGTCCTATCCCGTGGGGTTAGTGACATGGCTAAGAACAAAAACACCATCGTTAAGAGCCTGCCAGCCGTTGAAACGCTGGGGTCCGTCGATGTGGTGGCCACTGATAAGACCGGGACGCTGACTCAAAATGAAATGACGGCGACCGATGTGTTATTACCAAATGGGACCTACCACGTGACCGGAACTGGTTATCAACCAGAGGGCCAGATTTTAGACGCTCAAAATCAACCCGTGCAGAGTCAGGAGCTTACCCGCTTCTTGACCGCTGGATTTGAGGCTAACGATACGACCCTAAACCTAGAAGATGGCCGGTGGGAAATTAACGGTGAACCGACCGATGGAGCCTTCTTAACCCTTTATCATAAGGGGATGCAGACCACCACTGACCCTGATTTTACGGAAGTTGATTTATTACCATTCGATTCCGCTTTTCGTTACATGGGGAAGGTCGTTCAAGATCCAGATGGTAACAAGACGCTCTTTGTTAAGGGGGCGCCCGATAAGGTCTTAGCCCTTGCTAAAAAGGCGGATTCAGACTTTGATACCGAGGACTGGGCAGCTAAGGTCCATGCCCTCTCTAAGACTGGGAAACGGGTCATCGCAGTTGGTTACAAACCGGTTGCTGATGACACCACTGAGATTAGCCACGAGCTAATTAATTCCGGAATCCAGTTCTTAGGCTTAGCCGGCATCATTGATCCACCACGTGAAGAAGTGGTCCAAGCCCTCCGTGAAATGAACGCCGCGGGAGTGGAAGTCAAGATGATTACCGGTGATAACCCGGTCACTGCTAAGGCAATTGGTGAAAAATTAGGGCTTGCTCCTGAAATTCATGCAATTACCGGAGCCGAGTTAGACCAACTTTCAGAAGCGGAATTCACGAAGGCGGTCTTAGAAAACCAAGTCTTCGCTAGAACCACACCGCAAAACAAGCTTCAAATCATTAAGGCGCTTCAAGCTGCCGGAAAGGTCACTGCCATGACCGGTGATGGGATCAACGATGCCCCCGCATTAAAACGGGCTGACATCGGGGTTGCCATGGGAATCAAGGGAACCGACGTTGCTAAGGATTCTGCCGACATGGTCTTGACCGATGATAACTTCGGTACGTTATCCACCGCCATCAAGGAAGGCCGGCGGATCTATGATAATATCAAGAAGAGTATCAAATTCTTGCTACCCACCTCATTTGCTGAAGGGTTAATCATTGCATTTACAATCTTGACTAAGAATGACATGCCGTTAAATGCGACGCAGTTACTATGGATTAACATGGTTTCGGCCATTACGATTCAATTCGTGTTCATCTTTGAGCCGGCTGAAAAGGATATCATGTTAAAACAACCCCGGGATAACAATAGCTCGCTGTTGAATAAATTTGATATGCTGCGAATGGCATACATTGCTTCTGTAATGGCCATTTGTGGAATCGTGGTTTTTGATTCATTAATCGCAAGTGGCTGGAGCGTTGAAGTTGCAAGTACGGTGGTCGTAAACGTAATCGTGTTCGGGAAGATTTTCTACCTGTTCTACATTCGGACTAGCGAACCACTCTTCTCCAAGGCCCTCTTCAGTAATCCAGCTGCATTCTGGATTATTGGGATTATGATTGGGTTACAACTCCTGTTGACTTACTTGCCATTCATGCAAGAAGCATTCAAGACTGCTAGCATTCCATTCTCCGGTTGGTTAATTTCAATCGCAGCCGGAATCGTAGTTCTGACCCTATCTGAATTGGATAAACTAATTTCAAAACGCTTTAGTAAAAAGGCATAA